The Gammaproteobacteria bacterium genome has a segment encoding these proteins:
- a CDS encoding type IV pilus twitching motility protein PilT — protein sequence MSQADTSTSRTAAGNAIDEYLKRVAGQRGSDLHFIAGQPPRMRLYGELQALENEPLAQARAEEMLLPIMSAAARADFEKRDSTDFAYAVSGIARFRVNVFRHLGGMGAVFRSIPSQAKTLKELDLPSVLTSLARQPQGMILVTGKTGSGKSTTLAAIIDEINNRIPGHIITIEDPIEFVHARKKCLISQREVGHHTPSFAAALTSALREDPDVILVGEMRDLETISIAVTAAEMGILVMGTLHTNGAAQTVDRIVNSFPTDKQSHVRTMLSTSLRGVISQQLVPRKGEPGLVAALEIMVNTPAVANLIRQGKLDQLENAMQGGRQAGMKTMDSSLRELFDKGIASGRAAYDAALDKKKFEEIKDLN from the coding sequence ATGTCGCAGGCTGACACCAGCACCAGCAGGACCGCGGCGGGTAACGCCATCGACGAGTACCTGAAGCGCGTCGCCGGCCAGCGCGGCTCCGACCTGCACTTCATCGCCGGCCAGCCACCCCGCATGCGCCTCTACGGAGAACTGCAGGCGCTCGAGAACGAACCACTCGCCCAGGCACGTGCCGAGGAGATGCTGCTGCCGATCATGTCGGCCGCTGCCCGGGCGGACTTCGAGAAACGCGACTCGACCGATTTCGCCTACGCGGTCAGCGGCATCGCCCGGTTCCGGGTCAATGTGTTCCGCCACCTCGGCGGCATGGGTGCCGTCTTCCGCTCCATCCCGTCGCAGGCGAAGACGCTGAAGGAGCTCGACCTGCCCTCGGTGCTGACGAGCCTGGCGCGCCAGCCGCAGGGCATGATCCTCGTCACCGGCAAGACCGGTTCGGGCAAATCCACCACGCTCGCGGCCATCATCGACGAGATCAACAACCGCATCCCGGGGCACATCATCACCATCGAAGACCCGATCGAGTTCGTGCACGCCCGCAAGAAGTGCCTGATCAGCCAGCGCGAGGTTGGCCACCATACGCCGAGCTTCGCCGCCGCACTCACCTCGGCCCTGCGCGAGGACCCCGACGTCATCCTCGTCGGCGAAATGCGCGACCTCGAGACCATCAGTATCGCGGTGACCGCAGCCGAGATGGGTATTCTCGTGATGGGCACCCTGCACACCAACGGTGCAGCGCAGACCGTGGACCGCATCGTGAATTCCTTCCCGACCGACAAGCAGTCGCACGTGCGCACCATGCTGTCCACGTCGCTGCGTGGCGTGATTTCCCAGCAACTCGTGCCGCGCAAGGGCGAGCCGGGCCTGGTCGCCGCGCTGGAAATCATGGTCAACACGCCCGCCGTGGCGAATCTCATCCGCCAGGGCAAACTCGACCAGCTCGAGAACGCCATGCAGGGCGGCCGCCAGGCCGGCATGAAGACCATGGACAGCTCACTGCGCGAACTCTTCGACAAGGGAATCGCCAGCGGCCGTGCCGCCTACGACGCCGCGCTCGACAAGAAGAAGTTCGAGGAGATCAAGGACCTCAACTGA
- the rsxG gene encoding electron transport complex subunit RsxG, with the protein MDTDSRSQASIESPGRGRSLLVLLVIFLSAAATVTAVVIATRERSTRNETAQIMKVLRTVLPPGGYDNEPDRDRILVRSPDLLGSDEPLPLYRARLRGAPVAAVLTVVAPQGYVGPIRLLVAIDVDGRIIGMRTLAHRETPGLGARIDATQSGWLRLFRGRSLTEPPADAWTVRRDGGQFDQISGATVTSRAVVRAARDALLYFERHRAEIFADSTG; encoded by the coding sequence ATGGACACTGATTCCCGCAGCCAGGCGTCGATCGAATCACCCGGGCGCGGCCGCTCGCTGCTCGTCCTGCTCGTGATCTTCCTCTCGGCTGCCGCCACCGTCACTGCAGTGGTCATCGCGACACGCGAGCGCAGCACCCGCAACGAAACTGCGCAGATCATGAAGGTGCTGCGCACCGTGCTGCCCCCGGGAGGCTACGACAACGAACCCGACCGCGACCGCATCCTGGTGCGCTCGCCCGACCTGCTCGGCAGCGACGAGCCGCTGCCGCTGTATCGCGCACGACTGCGCGGCGCGCCGGTGGCGGCAGTCCTGACCGTCGTGGCTCCGCAGGGCTACGTCGGACCGATCCGGCTGCTCGTCGCCATCGACGTCGATGGGCGCATCATCGGCATGCGCACCCTCGCCCACCGTGAAACCCCGGGACTCGGCGCCCGGATCGACGCCACGCAGTCGGGCTGGCTGCGGTTGTTTCGCGGCCGTTCGCTCACCGAACCGCCGGCCGACGCCTGGACCGTGCGGCGCGACGGCGGGCAGTTCGACCAGATCAGCGGTGCGACGGTGACCAGCCGTGCCGTGGTGCGCGCGGCGCGCGACGCATTGCTGTACTTCGAGCGACATCGCGCGGAGATTTTCGCGGACAGCACCGGGTAA
- a CDS encoding RnfABCDGE type electron transport complex subunit D — translation MKFATAPAPHWRPAADVAAVMRQVLYALAPAVAAYTFFFGPGLLLNIVVATAAALATEALALRLRARPARVFLSDGSAVVTAVLFAFCLPPLTPWWITVTGIVFAVGVAKHLYGGLGYNLFNPAMAGYLVVLVAFPGKMTMWLPPTTGDLDYQSLSLWQTLQYTATASLPAGFEFDAVTRATPLTVVRTELGLMRTMSEIRVNPVFGDFGGVGWEWIGNFLTLGGMWLLYKGIIRWQIPAAMIVSLMACALVFYLTDPETHPSPLFHLYAGGTLLGAFFIATDPVSSTVTDRGRLIYGAGCGVLTYAIRTWGGYPDGVAFAVLLMNMAVPLIDRHTRPRIYGH, via the coding sequence ATGAAGTTCGCCACCGCACCCGCTCCGCACTGGCGGCCGGCGGCGGACGTCGCTGCGGTCATGCGCCAGGTCCTCTACGCGCTGGCACCTGCGGTCGCCGCCTATACCTTCTTCTTCGGGCCCGGCCTGTTGCTGAACATCGTGGTGGCGACCGCGGCGGCGCTCGCCACCGAAGCGCTGGCGCTGAGGTTGCGCGCACGCCCGGCACGCGTGTTCCTCAGCGACGGCAGCGCAGTCGTGACGGCGGTGCTGTTTGCCTTCTGCCTGCCGCCGCTGACACCCTGGTGGATAACGGTCACGGGGATCGTGTTCGCGGTAGGAGTCGCCAAGCACCTCTACGGCGGGCTCGGCTACAACCTCTTCAACCCCGCGATGGCCGGCTACCTCGTGGTGCTGGTCGCGTTTCCGGGGAAGATGACCATGTGGCTCCCGCCCACCACCGGCGACCTCGATTATCAGTCGTTGTCGCTGTGGCAGACGCTGCAGTACACCGCGACTGCCTCGCTTCCCGCCGGATTCGAATTCGACGCCGTCACGCGTGCCACGCCACTCACGGTGGTGCGCACCGAACTCGGGCTCATGCGCACCATGAGCGAGATTCGGGTGAATCCCGTCTTCGGCGATTTCGGCGGCGTGGGCTGGGAGTGGATCGGCAACTTCCTGACGCTCGGCGGAATGTGGCTGCTGTACAAGGGCATCATCCGCTGGCAGATCCCCGCGGCGATGATCGTCTCGCTGATGGCCTGCGCACTGGTGTTCTACCTCACCGATCCCGAGACACACCCCTCGCCACTCTTTCACCTGTACGCGGGCGGCACGCTGCTCGGGGCATTCTTCATCGCGACCGATCCGGTCTCCTCGACGGTGACCGATCGAGGCCGGCTCATCTACGGTGCCGGGTGCGGTGTGCTCACTTACGCGATTCGCACCTGGGGCGGATACCCGGACGGCGTGGCATTCGCGGTGCTGCTGATGAACATGGCGGTGCCGCTGATCGACCGTCATACGCGCCCGCGCATCTATGGACACTGA
- the rsxC gene encoding electron transport complex subunit RsxC, translated as MSTAWTYNPQPPRPDWGVRAPALKKLSLRQPIRAAPLPVEASMSLQIGGSIELPAIVAPGDRVQTGQAIARNTDGMAVHASISGRVLAVGPQRAPVASGRPVPCVVIRAEGPEQMHGSCIPVNEDLLSPEEIRARVAAGGIVGLGGAQFPTARKLTPGVPIRALIVDGAECEPWITCDEVLLRERAGMVIEGVGVMMRALGTDHAVVAVEADMPEAHAALDNALGAGGSGGIGIAVVTTKYPAGGERQLIEMLTGDEVPAGGLPRDIGYVCQNVATAAAVGELFRSGRPLISRIVTVTGGGIAEPGNFEARIGTPIRDLVQAAGGYRAAPHRLLMGGPMMGFALPDDDLPVTTATNCLVAALATELAPDRPEMPCIRCGECVQACPARLLPHELLTAVRRNDAGRLAEFGLRDCIECGCCDYVCPSYIHLTARFSAARGRERSRA; from the coding sequence ATGAGCACCGCGTGGACCTACAACCCGCAGCCGCCCCGGCCGGACTGGGGCGTGCGCGCACCGGCGCTGAAGAAGCTCTCGCTGCGCCAGCCGATACGTGCGGCACCGCTGCCGGTCGAGGCCAGCATGTCCCTGCAGATCGGCGGCTCGATCGAACTGCCCGCGATCGTCGCTCCCGGCGATCGGGTGCAGACCGGCCAGGCGATCGCCCGCAACACCGATGGCATGGCCGTGCACGCGTCGATCTCCGGCCGCGTTCTTGCCGTGGGACCGCAGCGGGCGCCCGTGGCGAGCGGCCGACCCGTCCCCTGCGTGGTCATCCGCGCGGAGGGCCCGGAGCAGATGCATGGCAGTTGCATCCCGGTGAACGAGGATCTGCTCTCGCCGGAGGAGATTCGCGCGCGGGTGGCCGCGGGCGGCATCGTCGGGCTCGGCGGAGCCCAGTTCCCGACGGCGCGCAAACTGACCCCTGGCGTTCCCATCCGTGCGCTGATCGTCGACGGCGCCGAGTGCGAACCATGGATCACCTGCGACGAGGTGCTGCTGCGCGAGCGCGCCGGCATGGTCATCGAGGGCGTGGGCGTCATGATGCGCGCGCTCGGCACGGATCACGCCGTCGTCGCCGTGGAAGCGGACATGCCCGAGGCCCATGCCGCGCTCGACAACGCGCTCGGCGCGGGCGGCAGCGGTGGCATCGGTATCGCCGTCGTGACCACCAAGTATCCGGCCGGCGGTGAACGCCAGCTGATTGAAATGCTGACCGGGGATGAGGTCCCGGCGGGCGGCCTGCCGCGCGACATCGGCTACGTGTGCCAGAACGTGGCCACAGCCGCCGCGGTCGGCGAACTGTTCCGCTCCGGTCGCCCGCTCATTTCGCGCATCGTCACCGTCACGGGTGGCGGCATCGCCGAACCCGGCAACTTCGAGGCGCGCATCGGCACCCCGATCCGCGATCTGGTGCAGGCGGCCGGTGGCTATCGCGCAGCGCCACACCGGCTGCTCATGGGCGGGCCGATGATGGGGTTTGCGCTGCCCGACGACGACCTGCCGGTCACCACTGCAACCAACTGCCTGGTCGCGGCGCTGGCGACCGAGCTGGCACCCGATCGGCCCGAGATGCCCTGCATCCGCTGCGGCGAGTGTGTGCAGGCCTGCCCGGCCCGCCTGTTGCCGCACGAACTGCTCACCGCCGTGCGCCGCAACGATGCCGGGCGACTCGCCGAATTCGGCCTGCGCGACTGCATCGAATGCGGTTGCTGCGATTACGTGTGCCCGAGCTACATCCACCTGACCGCCCGCTTCTCCGCCGCCCGGGGCCGCGAGCGGAGTCGGGCATGA
- a CDS encoding Rnf-Nqr domain containing protein has translation MTDLATLLIGLVLANYFLLVPQLAPGGPKEATAWPAALATALALLPAAVLCWGAGKLLLAPLGLPDLASLVAVGAACLLAPVATHLVQRLPGPGTVSPSAMRALSGVNTSLLAVALLAMDRLGTLAASLAWSLLAGTGFLAVTVLFAGLRERLEAEEIPAALRGPAIALVTAGFFALALGGVGTLIRG, from the coding sequence GTGACCGACCTGGCAACACTGCTGATCGGACTGGTACTCGCCAATTATTTCCTGCTGGTGCCGCAGCTCGCGCCCGGGGGCCCGAAGGAGGCCACCGCGTGGCCGGCGGCTCTCGCGACCGCACTGGCGCTGCTGCCGGCCGCGGTGCTCTGCTGGGGCGCCGGCAAGCTCCTGTTGGCTCCGCTCGGCTTGCCGGACCTCGCGTCACTGGTCGCCGTGGGAGCCGCATGCCTGCTCGCCCCCGTGGCGACGCACCTCGTGCAACGACTTCCGGGTCCGGGCACGGTATCGCCGTCGGCCATGAGGGCGCTCAGTGGCGTAAACACCAGCCTGCTCGCCGTTGCCCTGCTGGCGATGGACCGGCTCGGCACGCTCGCCGCGTCCCTTGCCTGGTCCTTGCTGGCGGGCACCGGATTCCTTGCGGTCACCGTTCTCTTCGCCGGACTACGCGAGCGGCTCGAGGCCGAGGAGATTCCCGCAGCGTTGCGTGGTCCCGCAATCGCGCTGGTAACCGCCGGCTTTTTCGCGCTGGCACTCGGCGGCGTCGGTACCCTGATCCGCGGCTAG
- a CDS encoding YeeE/YedE thiosulfate transporter family protein, which translates to MIPPDWIGGLGGGVLIGLAAVLLFALEGRMAGISGIFGGLLSASGDRGWRLAFLLGLPAGAALVAALAGSLPQQLLGGWPTLVVAGLLVGFGTRLGSGCTSGHGVCGIARGSLRSITATALFMAAGILTVFILRHLLT; encoded by the coding sequence ATGATCCCGCCCGACTGGATCGGCGGACTCGGCGGGGGGGTGTTGATCGGGCTTGCCGCGGTGCTGCTGTTTGCGCTCGAAGGGCGGATGGCGGGTATCTCCGGGATTTTCGGCGGGCTCCTGAGCGCGTCGGGAGACCGGGGCTGGCGGCTGGCGTTCCTGCTGGGGTTGCCGGCCGGAGCGGCGCTCGTGGCTGCGCTGGCCGGCAGCCTGCCGCAGCAATTGCTGGGCGGGTGGCCGACGCTGGTCGTGGCCGGATTGCTGGTCGGTTTCGGGACGCGCCTCGGTTCCGGATGCACCTCCGGCCACGGCGTCTGCGGCATCGCGCGCGGTTCGCTCCGTTCGATCACGGCGACTGCTCTGTTCATGGCGGCAGGGATCCTGACGGTGTTCATCCTGCGCCACCTGCTGACATGA
- the metG gene encoding methionine--tRNA ligase, which translates to MPSQTRDILVTSALPYANGPIHIGHLVEYIQTDIWVRFQRMAGARCLYLCASDAHGTPVMLKARELAITPEVLVERFRVEHQRDFAGFHIAFDNYHTTHSEENRLLVERIYARLREKNLVEWRTIRQAYDEQARMFLPDRFIRGTCPACGAKDQYGDSCESCGATYSPADLLDARSAVSGSTPVQKDSEHLFFRLGLFEDSLRRWTSAGHLDPSVARKLEEWFAAGLRDWDISRDAPYFGFRIPGVEDKYFYVWLDAPVGYMASLANLADKTRNNRQDIDFDKYWSESSQTELYHFIGKDIAYFHTLFWPAVLEGAGYRKPSGVFVHGFLTVNGQKMSKSRGTFIAAATYLEHLNPECLRYYYAFKLGPGTDDIDLNLEDFVARINSDLVGKFVNIASRCAGFINRQFDGELAGAPGDPALYAEFAAAAGPIAECYESREYARAMREIMRLADRANQFIDERRPWTLARDPARAPQVQSVCTDGLNLFRMLLVYLKPVLPALAARAEAFLGCGPLAWADVGTPLLGRRINAYEALITRIDPAAVARMVEASKATTTTAPEPVTGPSPAEDPMIDLDEFLRVDLRVARVLSAQTVEGADKLLRVTVDLGGEQRTVLAGIRAAYEPQSLIGRQVLLVANLKPRKMRFGVSEGMLLAAGDGGSGIFLVSPDEGAEPGMRVR; encoded by the coding sequence ATGCCCAGCCAGACCCGCGACATCCTCGTCACCAGTGCGCTGCCCTATGCGAATGGCCCGATCCATATCGGGCACCTCGTCGAGTACATCCAGACCGACATCTGGGTGCGCTTCCAGCGCATGGCTGGCGCCCGCTGCCTGTACCTCTGCGCGAGCGATGCGCACGGCACACCGGTCATGCTCAAGGCGCGCGAACTCGCCATCACGCCGGAGGTGCTCGTGGAGCGCTTTCGCGTCGAGCACCAGCGCGATTTCGCCGGCTTCCACATCGCCTTCGACAACTACCACACCACCCACTCGGAGGAGAACCGGCTGCTGGTCGAGCGCATCTACGCGCGGTTGCGTGAGAAAAACCTGGTGGAGTGGCGCACCATCCGGCAGGCCTACGACGAACAGGCGCGGATGTTCCTGCCCGACCGCTTCATCCGCGGCACCTGCCCCGCCTGTGGCGCAAAGGATCAGTACGGCGACAGCTGCGAGTCCTGCGGCGCGACGTACTCCCCTGCGGATCTGCTCGACGCCCGCTCCGCGGTGAGCGGCAGTACGCCGGTGCAGAAGGACTCGGAGCACCTGTTCTTCCGGCTCGGTCTGTTCGAGGACTCGCTGCGCCGCTGGACCAGCGCCGGCCACCTCGACCCGAGCGTCGCGCGCAAGCTCGAGGAATGGTTCGCGGCGGGGCTCAGGGACTGGGACATCTCGCGCGACGCGCCGTACTTCGGCTTCCGGATCCCCGGTGTCGAAGACAAGTATTTCTATGTCTGGCTCGACGCCCCGGTCGGCTACATGGCGAGCCTGGCAAATCTTGCCGACAAAACGAGAAATAATCGGCAAGATATTGATTTTGATAAATACTGGTCAGAGAGCAGCCAGACCGAGCTATACCATTTCATCGGCAAGGACATCGCCTACTTCCATACCCTGTTCTGGCCCGCCGTGCTGGAAGGCGCCGGCTACCGCAAGCCGAGCGGCGTGTTCGTGCACGGCTTCCTGACCGTCAACGGCCAGAAGATGTCGAAATCCCGCGGCACGTTCATCGCCGCGGCGACCTACCTCGAACACCTGAACCCGGAGTGCCTGCGCTACTACTACGCCTTCAAGCTCGGTCCGGGTACGGACGACATCGACCTCAACCTCGAGGACTTCGTCGCCCGCATCAACTCCGACCTTGTAGGCAAGTTCGTCAACATCGCCAGCCGCTGTGCCGGTTTCATCAACCGCCAGTTCGACGGTGAACTGGCCGGCGCGCCCGGCGATCCGGCCTTGTACGCGGAGTTCGCCGCGGCGGCTGGTCCCATCGCCGAGTGCTACGAGTCGCGCGAGTACGCACGCGCCATGCGCGAGATCATGCGGCTGGCAGACCGCGCCAACCAGTTCATCGACGAACGCAGACCCTGGACTCTCGCCAGGGATCCCGCACGCGCGCCGCAAGTGCAGAGTGTGTGCACCGACGGGCTGAACCTGTTTCGTATGCTGCTCGTCTACCTCAAGCCCGTGCTGCCGGCACTCGCGGCACGGGCGGAAGCATTCCTCGGTTGCGGGCCGCTCGCCTGGGCCGACGTCGGCACGCCACTTCTCGGGCGACGCATCAACGCCTACGAGGCACTGATCACACGCATCGACCCGGCGGCAGTAGCACGCATGGTCGAGGCATCGAAAGCGACCACCACCACGGCACCGGAACCCGTCACCGGACCGTCACCAGCGGAAGACCCCATGATCGACCTCGACGAATTCCTGCGCGTGGACTTGCGCGTCGCCCGCGTGCTCAGCGCTCAGACGGTGGAAGGCGCCGACAAACTGCTGCGAGTCACGGTCGACCTCGGCGGCGAACAGCGTACGGTGCTTGCGGGCATTCGCGCCGCCTACGAGCCACAGTCGCTCATCGGGCGCCAGGTGCTGCTGGTGGCGAATCTCAAGCCGCGCAAGATGCGCTTTGGCGTGTCCGAGGGCATGCTGCTCGCGGCCGGCGACGGCGGCAGCGGCATTTTCCTGGTCAGCCCGGACGAAGGCGCCGAGCCCGGCATGCGGGTTCGATGA
- a CDS encoding YeeE/YedE family protein has translation MTRWFAALLCGTLFGAGLAWSGMTNPARVAGFLDVAGAWDPTLALVMAAALAVAAPGLALARRRARPLLGGSFRLPTKTQIDRRLLGGALIFGAGWGIGGLCPGPALAGLVTGSPGVLLFVLAMLAGQWLAWRLE, from the coding sequence ATGACCCGGTGGTTCGCGGCCTTGCTGTGCGGCACCCTGTTCGGGGCCGGCCTCGCCTGGTCGGGCATGACGAACCCGGCGCGCGTGGCAGGCTTTCTCGATGTCGCCGGTGCCTGGGATCCCACGCTCGCCCTGGTGATGGCGGCGGCACTGGCGGTGGCAGCGCCGGGCCTCGCGCTGGCGCGCCGCCGCGCACGGCCGCTGCTCGGTGGATCGTTCCGCTTGCCGACCAAAACGCAGATCGATCGCCGCTTGCTCGGCGGCGCCTTGATATTCGGTGCCGGCTGGGGGATCGGCGGCCTGTGCCCCGGTCCGGCGCTGGCCGGGCTCGTGACCGGATCGCCGGGCGTGCTGCTGTTCGTGCTCGCCATGCTCGCCGGCCAGTGGCTCGCGTGGCGGCTGGAGTGA